One region of Triticum aestivum cultivar Chinese Spring chromosome 6B, IWGSC CS RefSeq v2.1, whole genome shotgun sequence genomic DNA includes:
- the LOC123136440 gene encoding early nodulin-like protein 1, translated as MSSHRSCGLVVVLACAALMAAVAGTAQYNVGGDNGWGVPGAGAESYNTWAEKTTFQVGDQLVFVYPKDKDSVLLVAPADYNACNTNTYDKQFSDGNTVFDLDRAGAFFFISGVDANCRANEKLIVMVAAAAKGAPTPSQGSPAATATTPPSAPSGGAPPNSPATPNAPAGEASNSTPAKGAPPGAASGAGLTVAGLAGSFVALFGYAMLAF; from the exons ATGTCGAGCCATAGATCTTGTGGCCTGGTGGTGGTGCTCGCCTGCGCCGCTCTCATGGCGGCGGTGGCCGGCACGGCGCAGTACAACGTCGGCGGCGACAACGGGTGGGGCGTGCCCGGCGCCGGCGCCGAGTCCTACAACACCTGGGCCGAGAAGACCACCTTCCAGGTCGGCGACCAGCTCG TGTTCGTGTACCCCAAGGACAAGGACTCGGTGCTGCTGGTGGCGCCGGCCGACTACAACGCCTGCAACACCAACACCTACGACAAGCAGTTCAGCGACGGCAACACCGTCTTCGACCTCGACCGCGCCggcgccttcttcttcatcagcggCGTCGACGCCAACTGCCGCGCCAACGAGAAGCTCATCGTcatggtcgccgccgccgccaagggcGCTCCCACGCCCAGCCAGGGGTCGCCTGCAGCAACAGCAACGACCCCGCCGTCTGCTCCCTCAGGTGGCGCCCCGCCAAACTCCCCAGCAACCCCAAATGCTCCGGCGGGTGAGGCGAGTAACTCAACGCCGGCCAAGGGCGCACCTCCTGGAGCCGCCAGCGGCGCCGGTCTCACGGTGGCAGGCCTCGCCGGCTCGTTCGTGGCATTGTTTGGATACGCCATGCTTGCTTTCTAG
- the LOC123136441 gene encoding 40S ribosomal protein S14-3, with translation MSKRKTREPKEENVTLGPAVREGEHVFGVAHVFASFNDTFIHVTDLSGRETLVRITGGMKVKADRDESSPYAAMLASQDVATRCKELGITALHIKLRATGGNKTKTPGPGAQSALRALARSGMKIGRIEDVTPVPTDSTRRKGGRRGRRL, from the exons AT GTCGAAGAGGAAAACCAGGGAGCCTAAGGAGGAGAATGTTACTCTTGGACCTGCTGTCCGTGAAGGGGAGCATGTCTTCGGAGTTGCTCATGTCTTTGCATCATTCAATGACACATTCATC CACGTCACTGACTTGTCTGGGAGAGAGACCCTTGTTCGTATTACTG GTGGAATGAAGGTCAAGGCTGATCGTGATGAGTCATCACCATATGCAGCTATGCTCGCTTCTCAAGATGTTGCGACGCGTTGCAAG GAACTTGGCATCACTGCTTTGCACATTAAGCTCCGTGCCACTGgaggcaacaagaccaagactccTGGACCTGGTGCTCAATCCGCTCTCAGGGCACTCGCTCGTTCTGGCATGAAAATTGGACGCATTG AGGACGTGACCCCTGTTCCCACTGACAGCACTCGCAGAAAGGGCGGCAGGAGAGGAAGGAGGCTGTAG